Proteins encoded by one window of Halichondria panicea chromosome 8, odHalPani1.1, whole genome shotgun sequence:
- the LOC135340291 gene encoding syntaxin-1A-like, translating into MAIAMTDRLYALKGRGGSGYGQLERSETGNLGIEEEDTELNKVLSTVDEVTAMINRVVALIEKVRGNHGKILTSFQNQTAREQNEQFNEEIKTLSHKVHNQLKRMKVDLDGVESGPTRNSADFRIRKAQYTTLSRRFKDVMEDYNGVQENYRDKNKDRIQKQLQYAGRNVTEDEVDDMLESDNPQIFTQDLLLERKSVLGEVETRHQEIMQLETNIRELHDMFYDMALLVDEQGELINVIERNVENAGVYANQGRKEIRKAVVYHESNRKLRWCICCCVCSVLIGLLIVAAIIGVIVYFLVIQPMQGLPPMTG; encoded by the exons ATGGCAATTGCAATGACTGATAGACTTTATGCTCTGAAG GGTCGTGGGGGAAGTGGGTATGGCCAGCTGGAGCGTTCAGAGACGGGTAACCTGGGGATAGAAGAAGAAGACACAGAGCTCAACAAAGTGCTCTCGACAGTTGACGAAGTAACTGCCATGATCAATAGAGTCGTCGCTCTCATTGAGAAAGTCAGGGGCAACCATGGCAAGATACTCACCTCATTTCAGAACCAGA CTGCTCGTGAACAGAATGAGCAGTTCAACGAAGAAATCAAGACTCTCTCACATAAAGTGCACAACCAGTTGAAAC GCATGAAGGTTGACTTGGACGGTGTAGAGTCGGGTCCTACCAGAAACAGTGCTGACTTTAGGATAAGAAAAGCACAG TACACGACTCTCTCCAGACGTTTCAAGGATGTAATGGAGGATTACAATGGTGTACAGGAGAACTATCGAGATAAGAACAAGGATCGGATCCAAAAACAGTTACAATACG CTGGTCGTAACGTGACGGAGGATGAGGTTGATGATATGCTGGAGTCAGACAACCCTCAGATATTCACGCAGGAT ctcctCCTAGAGAGGAAGTCCGTCCTGGGAGAAGTGGAGACCCGTCATCAGGAGATAATGCAGCTGGAGACTAATATTCGA GAGCTCCATGACATGTTCTATGACATGGCACTGCTAGTGGATGAGCAG GGCGAGCTGATCAATGTGATTGAGAGGAATGTTGAGAATGCTGGTGTGTACGCAAACCAAGGACGGAAGGAGATTAGAAAAGCTGTCGTATATCACGAATCAAACAGAAAG TTGAGGTGGTGCATCTGCtgctgtgtgtgcagtgtgctCATAGGACTGCTGATAGTGGCAGCGATAATCGGAGTCATCGTTTACTTCCTAGTGATTCAGCCGATGCAAGGACTGCCTCCCATGACTGGTTGA
- the LOC135340294 gene encoding syntaxin-1A-like: MAVEMRDRLGQLRHAQQSSVRGDDYGVEETALEGSEFLGSFFQTVEDITRTVNMITSHSEKIKRNHNVILASVSNSDARENTDELMNEVKKLSHRVHNGLKSLKRDVDNEEQGPNRDTADFRIKKAQVVTLSRKFKDVMEEYNQIQEDYREKNKDRIQRQLKYTGKRVTDDEVEEMLESENLNLFTQDILIDTAQKRQALGEIEARHHEILQLEENIKELHEMFYDMALLVEEQGEIINRIEFNVENASVYVHQGGVQVRQAVTYHEKNTRLKWIICCVVTSVIVFLVILIAIIVIGVLCQGGMCS, encoded by the exons ATGGCTGTGGAAATGAGAGACAGGCTGGGGCAGCTGAGGCATGCT CAACAATCATCTGTTCGAGGTGATGACTACGGTGTGGAGGAGACGGCGCTGGAAGGAAGCGAGTTCCTCGGATCATTCTTCCAAACT GTGGAAGACATCACCCGCACCGTCAACATGATAACGTCGCACTCTGAGAAGATCAAGCGCAACCACAATGTCATACTGGCCTCAGTGAGTAATTCAGATGCTAGGGAGAACACTGATGAACTCATGAACGAAGTCAAGAAGCTCTCACACAGGGTCCACAATGGGCTCAAAA GCCTGAAACGGGATGTAGACAATGAGGAACAAGGCCCCAACAGGGACACAGCTGACTTCAGGATCAAGAAAGCTCAG GTTGTCACTCTGTCTCGAAAGTTCAAGGATGTGATGGAAGAGTACAATCAGATTCAAGAGGACTACAGAGAGAAAAACAAGGACAGGATCCAGAGACAGCTCAAATACA CTGGTAAGAGAGTGACTGATGATGAGGTGGAGGAGATGCTTGAGTCGGAGAACCTCAACCTCTTCACACAGGAT ATACTGATAGACACAGCTCAGAAAAGACAGGCCCTAGGAGAGATTGAGGCCAGGCATCATGAGATCTTGCAGCTGGAGGAGAATATCAAG gaacTGCACGAGATGTTCTATGACATGGCTCTGCTGGTGGAAGAGCAGGGAGAGATAATCAATCGCATTGAGTTCAATGTGGAGAATGCTTCCGTGTATGTGCATCAAGGAGGAGTGCAAGTTAGACAGGCTGTCACTTACCACGAGAAAAACACTCGG CTCAAGTGGATCATCTGTTGTGTGGTGACGTCGGTTATTGTATTTCTCGTCATCCTCATCGCTATAATTGTGATCGGTGTCCTCTGTCAGGGTGGGATGTGCAGCTGA